One window of Alphaproteobacteria bacterium genomic DNA carries:
- a CDS encoding copper-binding protein, translating into METLFRTLLLTSIFAFPALAAAESSHQHNGMKMQHETMKKQNAVMGAGVVHTIDSDNHKINLTHEPIPELKWPEMTMDLDVAESVDLTAIKPGDAITFHIVLGDDKVYRITEITSNNAEHNHTH; encoded by the coding sequence ATGGAAACTTTATTTAGAACATTGTTGCTTACGTCAATATTTGCATTTCCGGCACTAGCGGCGGCAGAAAGCAGCCACCAGCATAATGGCATGAAAATGCAGCATGAAACGATGAAAAAACAAAACGCAGTTATGGGAGCCGGAGTCGTGCATACGATTGATTCAGATAACCACAAAATTAACCTGACACATGAGCCGATTCCAGAACTCAAATGGCCTGAGATGACAATGGATTTAGATGTGGCGGAATCGGTTGACCTTACCGCTATTAAACCCGGTGATGCGATTACATTTCATATCGTACTGGGTGATGACAAGGTTTACCGCATCACCGAAATAACCAGCAATAATGCTGAACATAACCACACACATTAA